The Panicum hallii strain FIL2 chromosome 5, PHallii_v3.1, whole genome shotgun sequence genome contains the following window.
tccgcgccgccgtcgcccacgCCGACCCACCCGGCCACCCGGTACGTGACCTTGGGCCTCGGCGCGCGCGAGAGCGCCCGGCACAGCCCATCCTTCTCGTCCCTGCGGTGCGCCGCGAGGACGTACCGGCCGCTGGGCTTGCGCGCGCGCCGGACCGCCTCCtcttcatcgtcgtcgtcgtcagccGTGGCTGCCAGCGGCGGAGGAAGCGCGTCCGGCGCCGGGTCCTCGGCGTGCTCGGAGAGCGTGCACGAGCCCGACGGAGCCCAGCCGGCGAGGCCGTCCTCGGAGTCGCAGTGGCCCTCGACAAGGTTCATGCCAAAGTGAGCCGTCTCCTCCTGCGCGCGACACACGTAGCCGGCGGCCGGCGTTTAGGCAATGAGAGGCAGAGACACATGTCGTGCGCACAGTGTTTGTCGGAGGAGATCGCGGTGTCGCGAGCGACGACGGATGTGATGCCGAGGACACCATCAGAGCAGTTGGATGGCCGGCGGACAGCTCAGGGAATGCACCTAAGACATCTGTTGCTCTGGGTTTGCTTGGATGCTTGGCTTTAAAGGAAGGAATGGGGAGCCAGTGACAGGTGCCTTGGACATGAGTGCATCGAGCACATCTTTGGCCACAAAAACTCACATCAAGTTGTTGTAGTTTGCAAAGAAACATGATTTCACGTGGTTGGTGAGCAAGCTACCCTGGACTATATACGTGACAGAACATAAGATTGGGCACCAACCTATGTCATGTTTTCAGTTCAGGTTGTCTGCCACATATAGGTGAGAGAAAAAAAACAAATACAATGGCATGATACTACTAAAACAAAGGAAGTGCATTTCACTGTAACGCTGTGGCTGCTGCATGCGTGTCGGCTGAATGTATAAAGATAATAAGTTGATATAAGTATAACATGTAGCAGCACAGAGGGCCCGTTACTGTTAGCTCCCATGCATGTAGCACACATACCTCAGCGAACGCCATGCCAAGCTATCAACCGAGATCGAAGGGGCGAGGAGGCTGGATCGGAGTAGACGATGCAGAACGAAGCTGGAGCGCCAATGGATCGAAGAGCTCGGGTGCTGTTTATGGCTGATTGGCTCTGTGTCTCGAGACTGCAAGTGGTGATGGGTTTCAGTGGCATGCAGAGGGGGGTCGCAATTTATAAGGCGCCGAGCAGGCAAGTTCGTTCGACGATCGCGTTCGTTCGTTCACCGCGGCACAACCGAAAAGGTCTCGTCGCGTGCCGAAACCCAGGCCGGCGATCGAGAGGTTGATCGAATTGAAACCCTGGAAGCTCCGACCCATGGCCAGGCTTAGCTACCTAACCCGTATCTTTCGCCTATCTTTTGTATAACAGTCAAGTTTGGGCAACGCGTGCGCGGGCACGCCGGATCCCCGCCCGGGCCGCGTCGCCGCCGACGTGCGGGGCCCGGACCGGCCGGCGGCCCACGTCTCAGAGAGGTACTATACTGTCATTGCGCTGGTCATTATTAGCTTTGTTAATTGATCTGTTGCGGTAATGAtcgccggcgacgacgacgtCCAGCGAGCATGTCCGTGTCCCGATCCTTTTCTTGGCTTTGGGAGGAGTAAAAGTTGCTCCTGCTCGACCCcttcggccgccgccggcgggccAGTTGCATGGGAACGCCAATAGGATTGCGACCTGGGCTTGAAACAAGATACGCACGATGGGCCCGTTTACATGACCTTTAACGGATGTCTCGATCTACTACTAGACCTTTTAGATCGAGATATCTTCTACTAGCTCGTCTACTGTTGCGACGACTTGCAGGGTCGTTTCAGCCGCCCCATTACTTGCACGGTCAAGGAACAAAGACGATGTCAGGCGCGAGCCGGCCTGTCGCGTGGACGACGGAGGAGGCAGCGATAGCACGGGCTGGCTGGCCGGTCATGACGTCGCGTCAAGCTACAAAAAGATTTGCTGAGGCGAATGAGCTCGCGTCACTTGCGTGGCGGCGCGTCCGAAAGCGGCGTGGCTGCAAACCTCTCTCCCCATCGTGTTCATTCCAGCCTCGATCCCTCGCGAGCTCTCTCGATCGAGATCTGCCGAGCCCTCGACCGTCATCTCGATCAATCACGACGACGTACGCATCCGTGATCCATGGCCGGTGGAATTTTCGTTCTGGACGGCACAGCCACGCTGCCGACCCAAGCGACGCCGTAATGCACGGGAGTTCTTGCCCCGGAAGCATTCAACACCATCCACATGCTATGCTCCGAAAAGCCATCGCGGCGGATCGATCGATCGTTAATGCTTAACGAACTCGCATATGCAGGTCGCCATGCCTTGATATCTAGCACGCTGGAAAGATCAATAAGTTCGGCATTATCGTGGTTTCCTTGCGCCCTCGGACATATATCTTCATATCCTCGAAAGGCGTAAGGGCGTTTCAATAGATCCTAGAGGGCCTGTAAATGGACAATCATCTAGAAGGCCAGAGAGCTGAATTTGCCACACAAAAATATACTATCATTTTATTAAATGCATGCGTGTTTCCTGAGTTTCAGCTCTATATCTAAGTCCAGTTTCAGTGCACAGTTTCATAGCATAGTTACCAAGACTAAGAATGCCGTCTAAGTTTCATAGGGATGAaactctctccttctctcttctCGCCATGTCAGCAAAATTAATGATGTGGCATATAATTCAATGCTATGAAACTCCCATTGAAACTAGCCTAATAGCCTTCTGCCTATTAAGGTCTTGTATTATGTGATTATGTGAACCATGTAAATTATCACATGATCGTGTGCGTATTTACTTTGCTTTGATTTTGGAGCACATATGCATCATGCACTTTCAGTCAATACAGGGGGAATAAACAAGGTTTTAGCCTTTAGCAATGATTAAACCAATGCATGTATAACTGAAGCCCAAATCATGCTTGGCATGTGTAGAGCAGCATTATGGTTTTTTTTATGTGCATGCAAAACAAAGTAATTTTCATGTGTATATGGGGAAGTCTAGTTTTGAGATTGAAAAAGGCACGATATTTGTGGTACAAAATCATGTTTTTGCAATCTAAATTATTCTATACAATTCTGATTTAAATCTTTTTACAACTATTTTCTTTATTTTAGAATTCCATTGTTTTGTTTTTATGTGCATGGCTTTCACAAAGCTATTTAGATTGTGTGTGATATGAAACCATATAAAACTAGTTTGAGTGTGCCACCTGGTGCGTGATATGTTCAAATTTCAATACACAAAatctatttgcaaaactaacTGCAACAGATAGAAGCCTAGCTTGGACCTAATCTTGTTTAGCAAAGAAACCCAACCAAAGATTCAGCACATGGATCGGCTTTCCTTCATTCTTTTGCATGTGATGACCAATAAGGCCATATAATTTTTTTGTATTTTAACATTTTATAATAGTTTCTACATTTGGATCCACAGGAGAAAAGAATATCAGAAATAGATTCTGGATAAGGCGTCAATATAGACAGTATGGAGCCATATCATTTGCCACACTGGAGGTTACACAGTACCATGTGGTTTGGCGCCGTTCATTTCGAGCATTTGGGCACTAAGATATGCATGTTGTAATGTTCAATTCATTCAATTCTAAAAATGATCAAGCCTAACTCCTCCGTCTGTCACGGACGTAGAGTGCATTAAGTGATAAAAGATGTAGGTCATCTAACATATTTTCCTTACTGTTTTAATTATCTAGAGACTTCCAAAATTTTTTCGGACTCGCTAGATGCTTTGTATGATGTAAATTTACATCTTGAGCATTTTGGCACTACATATGTTGTGGTATTCAATCTATTCAATTATAAAAATGACTAAGCGTTACTTCTTCAGCTATGTGATCAGAAAATGCAAACGGTTCAGATTTGGTTATGAATTATTGGTAATAGCAGATTTGGCATGCAGTAGCAGCTTGGTCAGTGATAAACTCTCCTGAGCCTCATCATGCCTCAAAAAATATGACAAACTGGTGGCACAAGCATGACTCAAGAAGTACCATGCATCCAGGCCCATGAGGAGAAAATACAGACAGTATAATTTGAACATTGACCGTTGCACTACGCGCCGGGCTCCATGGATTGAAAGGAGCGAGCAAGAAAATATGCAGACGTTGGAGGGACATCTGTGGATCCACTGGAAGCTGCAGGAGGACATTGCCATTGAGCACTGATAAGTTGGGAGTTGCAACCAAGACGACGAAATTCTGCATGCTTCAACTATTTCTTATTTTTTCGAGTGCTGCATGCTTcaattttttcttctttttcgaGCGCTGCATGCTTCAGCTTCATGGAGGAAATTCCGCTGGTTCTGGAGCAACGAAGCTGCAACCTGAAAGACTAGATATACCTTTGTTTCACGCACCATGGAAACTACACTCCAAATCTTATTTTCAGTGAATATTGCATGAATTTTTCCAAATGTGAAGCTGTGAACTCTCACCATAATCAGAAATTATCTGCTTGACAGGTTCCTTTGTTTATTTGTATAAATTTTCTTATTTTTTCCAGATGTGAAGTTGTGAACTCTCACCATAATCAGAAAATCTGTATAAGTTCTCTAAATTTGTTTCCATTAATTATATATAGACATGATGCATGTTTTACTGGTGTGGGAACTGGGAAGTAAAGTTATGGTTTAGAAACTATGGGTGCGAAATCcggaaagaaaaggaggaaTGTAGAGCAGGGGACCATGCGTTAGCTGGCACATTGAGCGAGTTATGGTTGGAAGTTGGAACTTGGAAGAGACGAATGAGCGCCAGAAATTTTCGTTTCGTCGGAAACTGATTGATGGATCATTCCTGCACAGACGATTGTAAATTAGCTGGCCTAATGGGGCGGAGGCGTTGCTTAGGTTAACCTGCCGCGCTTAAAGGGGCCACAAGAATATGTGAATGTTTTGTCCTTGAACACGTCACTTAGGAtctgtttggcagagctctaTCTGATTCTAATTCTCTATGAGAGCTGATTCTCtgagagaagtgattctgtggctgaaaataattttttttaattctCTAGCATAAACTTTTAAAATTAGGATGGAGAATCGCTTCACGGAATCAGAAGAAGCTAATTTTTTTAGTTCCCAgcctcttagttcatttcatagaatcacttcacagaattagtagagaatcacttctctttgaaaaactgtttggcagagctcctattggattcagcagagaatcagctcCGAGAGCTCTACCAAACGCACCATTAATCTTACAATTCTTATTGGATTGATTGAGTCCTAAGTAATACTAGGTTTTCCTAGCTCCCATTGTAATGGCACCCGCATATTTTCCCATCATTTACTTCTGTAATATTTTTGTTTATTAATTGTTTATTTGTATATATAATTAAAAGGTTAACCAAATTAATATGACTAATATTAAATTAAAGGTCTGAATAATCCTATTAGAAAAGCAATCACTCTACGTAGGAGCAGTGACAGGGGACACCCAGTAGGGTTTACTATAACACGAGGAATAGCTCGTTCACTTTATTCATCATCACCAATAATTCTTAAGGGAGTACAATACCTTAAGGTTCTCTTACAATACCCAATCTTAAATAATTTGTAAAAATACGGAGTGCCTTATGTTTGCGATACATTTCCAAGGCTGTATGTAACTAGGCCGGGAGTGGTGGTAGCAGCGATCGTCAAAGGTTCATGTCCAGCACGAGCGGGGTGTCCCCTTTCTCCACGGAGAAGGTCTTGTGCACCTTCCCCGTCGCCGTGGCGAGCTGCACGACGTACGTGCCGTGGTACCCCCTGAACTTGAAATGTCCGGCGCTGTCGATGTGACCGCGCGCGTGCGACGTCCACTCCCTCCGGAGATCCACGAACCTGCAGGTGCAGAGGAACACAAGTAAGGGCACGTCAGTCACCGACCGATTAGGCAGCCACATTCTTCTTCAGCTCGACCGTTCGAGAATCGATGGAGGATCGGTTTAACAGTGACTGGCCTTTCGCCGGCGTCGTTGACGGTGCCGTCGGAGTTGACGAGGCACGCGTCCTGGCGCCACATGTGCCCCTGCATGAACCCCCAGAACACGACGCCCTCCACGGCCGGGTGCGCGTACGCCTCCCGGAGCACCACCTCGAGGTCGTCGGCGCGGAGGTCCACGTCGGACTCGCACACGTCCAGCTCGGTGAGCCAGACGGGGAGgtcggtggcggcggagagctTGTCGAGCGCGTCGCAGATGACCTCCCCGACGGGGTTGGTGACGTGCCCCTGCAGGCCGATACCGCCCACGGGCGCGCCCTTCTGCTGCAGCGCGGCGATCTGCTCGATGTACTTCTCCGGCGTCGCGTTGGGGTCGTTGCCGCACTCCACGTTGTAGTCGTTCACGAACAGCGTGGCGCCCGGGTCCAGCCGCGCCGCCTCCCGGAACATGAAGGCGTCGATGTCGTCGCCGAGCCGGCCGCGGTAGTAGCTGCCGTGCAGCATCTCGTTGTTGACGTCGTACTGCGGGAACCGGCCGGCGTAGCGGGTGAGCAGGCTCTGGAGGCGGCCCTGCACCGCCGACGTGAGCTGGTCGTTGTCGAGGTTCTTCACCCACTGCTGGACGGTGTTCTCGACGGCCCAGAAGATGCAGTGCCCGCGCACCGGCTTGCCGTAGCGGTCGCAGAAGTCGAGCAGCGCGTCGGAGTCGGCGTAGTTGAGCTGCCCCTGCTGCGCCTCTGTGTGGTACCACTTGAGCTCGTTCTCGAACACGGCCCAGTCGAAGTGCTTGGTGAAGAAGTCCACGAAGGCCGGGTTCTGGATGACGCTGGGGTTGATGCATGCGCCGAACGGGAAGCTACTGTCCATCTGCATCACCCGGACGGACGCGCCGGAGATGCCCGACGCCGCGCTGCCGAAGTTGAGGACGACGTCGCGCTTGCGCacctgcagcaggaggaggtcACGTATGCAGCAAAATCACCATCCGTCTCGATCGACCCATCAATATGCTCATCGGTGAACTGAATGCGTAGACTTTTGAAATCTTGTTTGGTGTGGCGGCCAACAAATCAGGAGCGAGAATGTCCTTCGCGTGGCGAGTAAGTAACGAGTGCCTATCGGGGCCACCAACCAGACGCAAAGTACTCCTACTACGAGCAGCGCTCACTCACCTTGTCAGTCTTCCTCCTGAGCTTCCTGAACCGGGCCTTGCGGTCGGTGGCGAAGACCTGGAGGTCCATCACCTTCACGTCGACGCCCGCGGGCGCGCCCTGCACGTAcaccgcggcggcgcacgggctCCTCTTGAGCCGGAACGCGCCCTTGATCTCCGCCCACTTGCCGGCCTCGGCGCACACCGCGCCGCCCTCGACGACGCACTCGTCGTCCACCCGGAGGTTGACGCGCACCGCGTGGCCCGCCCcctcggcggcgccgccgccgaggctgATCCACCCGGCGACGCGGTACGTGACCCGGGGCTTGAGCGCGCCCTTGATCGCCTGGCGCAGGCCGTCCGCCTCGTCGGCGCGGCCCGACGCGAGAATGTACCGGCCGCTCGGCCGGTAGTCCTCCCCGACGTCGTTGATCGTCTCCGTCGGCACCTTGGCCGGCTCCTCCTCGTGCACGGACAGCGCCGTGCACGAGCCCACCGGCGCCCAGCCGGCCAGGCCGTCCTCCAGCGCGCTGTTCTCGATCAGGTTCAGGTCGAACACCACCTCCTGATGACCATGACAAAGTTAGTGGCCGATTACAAATGTGGGTGAGGCAATTACTGCATTGGCACAGCAGAGAACTGTATGACATGTACTGCTGCTCTGAACATTGTACGTACCTGAGTGCTGGCCATGGTACTCGATCAGAAGAAGGAGCTAGCAGGTGATCGCTGAGTTTTGGTTGGAAAACTTGGCTGCTGCGGATTGGGTTGCGATGACCAAGGACCGCGGCGGCTCACCTTATATAAAGGGGCCGATTGGTCGCTCGTCAGGATCACCACGAAATGGTTGTAAAGCGCACCGAACGCCAAGACGTCGTGCGAACTCGAAGCAACCACCATACCACAGACAGACAGGGCGTGTCTTTCGCTCTCTGTGTGTGCTCCCGCTTTTGAGTAACAGTAAAGAATTCGCAAGACCCGCCCCCCCTCGCCGGGCTCCGAGTGCGCACGCCGGCCGCTGGCGAGTGGAGCCCGACGGCGGCCTTGCCGGCATGTCAGCGGCGGGCGCCGACCGCGGCGGAGTGCAGCACCGGCCACCGGGGTGTGGCAGTTCCGACTAATTAGCTGCTGCTCTCTTTGTAATGGAGTAGTAAACATCTGGGGTTTTTTTTTTCCGAGTGGAGTAAGCACCATTACCGACACCCCAAGCGTCCGCCAAGGCAGGGGGGGGGTCCGTGCTTTTCTTGACTTCGGGAAGAGGGAAATAAAAGCGATTGGCTTGGCTTGTTTAGTCGCTGTTAGTGGTACGCCGGTATCTAGCACGAGGTCGGGCGTCGTCGGCGAGCACACTCAATGCCGGAGATTCTGATGGTCTCGACGGATCCATCTTCAGATTTGTCAGCACTCGTCGTCTGAACTGTAGCTAGAGCTAGCACTGGTCCTGACTGACGTTAGCCGATCAATGAATCATCACCCAATGCAGCTGCGAACATGCTGCCATCGTGTCATGATCTACAGTTTACCAGGAAATGTACTAGCAGCAACGGCATGTAGCAGCGACCAGCACCAACGTTGGACAACCTGTATACTGTAACCTGTTCGTGGCACAAGAGACCTGTACGAGCGCGACGTGGCCAACTTGTAGCCGCCCCACGACGACGACGGTGGAAATGGAGGACATGGTGACCTAGGCGTAGGAGTTCGAAATACAAAGCTTCAAGGCACGAGCATCGGCTAAAAATAATGCAGGAGTGAGGTCGGTCGACGTATCGTGCTGTGCTGTTTAAAATAAAATACATGCAAAATCTAGGAGAACCACACAGAGGGCAGAGAGCCAGTAGCAGCTAAGCTACCGTACCCTGTGGTGTGTGGACATGGATCGTTCCCGAATCTTAGCTTGATCGATCCATCGatcgacctcgccgccggcacgcAATGGCGGCCTGCGCATGCATGCAGTTTCAGCTCATGCTTGGCGGCCAGAGCAAGGAAAGGTGGGGAAGAAACAAGGGCCAGAGAAGAAGACGGGTTCAGCGTGCACGCAGAGCGTGTGCTCCTCCATCGTCAGAATGTTCTCGGAGCAGGGGTGGAGATCGGTCACGTTTGTTCAGTGTGGAACGTGGTGCGCTCACGAAGGGGAAAGCCAG
Protein-coding sequences here:
- the LOC112894327 gene encoding uncharacterized protein LOC112894327, giving the protein MASTQEVVFDLNLIENSALEDGLAGWAPVGSCTALSVHEEEPAKVPTETINDVGEDYRPSGRYILASGRADEADGLRQAIKGALKPRVTYRVAGWISLGGGAAEGAGHAVRVNLRVDDECVVEGGAVCAEAGKWAEIKGAFRLKRSPCAAAVYVQGAPAGVDVKVMDLQVFATDRKARFRKLRRKTDKVRKRDVVLNFGSAASGISGASVRVMQMDSSFPFGACINPSVIQNPAFVDFFTKHFDWAVFENELKWYHTEAQQGQLNYADSDALLDFCDRYGKPVRGHCIFWAVENTVQQWVKNLDNDQLTSAVQGRLQSLLTRYAGRFPQYDVNNEMLHGSYYRGRLGDDIDAFMFREAARLDPGATLFVNDYNVECGNDPNATPEKYIEQIAALQQKGAPVGGIGLQGHVTNPVGEVICDALDKLSAATDLPVWLTELDVCESDVDLRADDLEVVLREAYAHPAVEGVVFWGFMQGHMWRQDACLVNSDGTVNDAGERFVDLRREWTSHARGHIDSAGHFKFRGYHGTYVVQLATATGKVHKTFSVEKGDTPLVLDMNL